From the Platichthys flesus chromosome 6, fPlaFle2.1, whole genome shotgun sequence genome, one window contains:
- the LOC133955569 gene encoding pro-adrenomedullin-like, with product MRLAVQTIICCCVFTTVLPLVKDATEELNSGLKKRFKVWSRANRDLGNSLVTANEQDSDIHFGLRQGESAKTASTQLSFGLNGRPRRSTSSKPSGCVLVTCVYHDLLHRLHKLKNSQKDTNAPENKIGSKGYGRRRRRSLLYVTQLALLVERQRRASEAEPQVCRFNNVCTVA from the exons ATGAGATTAGCCGTGCAAAccatcatctgctgctgtgttttcaccacCGTCCTGCCACTGGTAAAAGATGCCACCGAGGAGCTCAACTCCGGTCTAAAAAAAAG GTTTAAAGTATGGAGCCGTGCAAATAGAGACCTGGGCAACAGCTTAGTGACAGCCAATGAGCAGGACTCGGACATCCATTTTGGACTACGACAGGGCGAGAGTGCAAAAACTGCCTCAACTCAATTAAG ctTTGGGTTAAATGGCAGACCCAGGAGGTCGACATCATCCAAACCATCCGGCTGTGTCTTAGTCACATGTGTATACCACGACCTGCTTCACCGActacataaattaaaaaacagccAAAAAGACACCAATGCCCCTGAGAACAAGATTGGCTCAAAAGGCTATGGGCGGCGCCGCCGCCGCTCACTCCTGTATGTCACTCAACTTGCCCTCCTGGTAGAAAGACAGAGACGGGCCTCTGAAGCTGAGCCGCAAGTCTGCAGATTCAATAATGTATGCACAGTGGCCTAG